A stretch of Pseudolysobacter antarcticus DNA encodes these proteins:
- a CDS encoding glycine cleavage system protein R — translation MKAPPFPSTYPVTRRKAVLTDTTAPRPTANENHLLINAFAAQSHSPLVTLSKRIADCGCNVVEARVATLGRDVSVLVLAIGSWDAIAKLESALARYEREEQLRLLYFRTSQKQLQTNLLPYVVEVIAADKAGILYQIAEFFLHHGITIEQLQSTRYRAMQTGADMFSAQITIGIPSTTHIAALRDDFLEFCDGLNLDAIMDPMKF, via the coding sequence ATGAAGGCGCCGCCTTTTCCCTCTACATATCCAGTAACTCGCAGGAAGGCCGTTTTGACCGACACCACCGCGCCACGTCCCACCGCAAACGAAAATCATCTATTGATCAACGCGTTTGCCGCGCAAAGCCATTCGCCACTGGTGACCCTGAGCAAACGGATTGCCGATTGCGGTTGCAATGTCGTCGAGGCGCGCGTGGCGACGCTTGGGCGCGACGTTTCCGTGCTCGTACTCGCCATCGGCTCGTGGGATGCGATCGCCAAGCTCGAATCTGCACTCGCGCGCTACGAACGTGAAGAACAATTGCGCCTGCTGTATTTCCGCACTAGCCAGAAGCAGCTGCAGACCAATCTGTTGCCGTATGTAGTCGAGGTGATCGCTGCGGACAAAGCGGGAATTCTTTACCAGATTGCCGAATTTTTTCTGCATCACGGCATCACGATCGAGCAGCTGCAATCCACTCGTTATCGCGCGATGCAGACCGGCGCAGACATGTTTTCGGCGCAAATCACCATCGGTATACCTTCCACCACGCATATCGCCGCATTGCGCGACGACTTTCTTGAATTCTGCGATGGGCTCAATCTCGATGCCATCATGGATCCGATGAAATTCTGA
- the dapA gene encoding 4-hydroxy-tetrahydrodipicolinate synthase, producing MKFIGSMCALVTPFQASGALDLEAFGRLVDYQLAGGTHGLIVAGSTGEAHALDDAEYADLIRFAVERVAGRIPVIAGTGTANTRKTIGLTQRAKALGADAALVVTPYYVRPTQDGLLQHYQQVAEHGGLPVILYNVPGRTACDMLPETVAELAKHPNIVAIKEASTDASRMQQLLELQSPNFSVLSGDDPTFVRAMLSGARGVISVAANLAPQHFRRLVDACIAEKHEDARVLNAALLSLYDVLAAEPNPIPVKWCLSLLDICSAHLRLPLTGLSAEHHTHATEVVRNLFPAEVQPRHSSAA from the coding sequence TTGAAATTCATCGGAAGCATGTGTGCGCTGGTCACGCCGTTCCAAGCGAGCGGCGCCCTCGATCTTGAGGCATTCGGCCGGCTTGTCGATTATCAATTGGCAGGCGGCACGCATGGCTTGATCGTCGCCGGTTCGACCGGTGAAGCGCATGCGCTCGATGATGCCGAATATGCCGATCTCATACGCTTTGCAGTCGAACGTGTTGCCGGTCGCATTCCGGTGATCGCCGGCACTGGCACAGCGAACACGCGCAAGACCATTGGCCTTACCCAGCGCGCCAAGGCGCTTGGCGCCGATGCCGCGCTGGTAGTCACGCCTTATTATGTTCGTCCAACCCAGGACGGGTTGTTGCAGCACTACCAGCAAGTGGCCGAACACGGCGGATTGCCGGTAATTTTATACAATGTGCCAGGTCGCACCGCCTGCGATATGTTGCCGGAAACCGTGGCCGAGCTTGCGAAACATCCGAATATCGTTGCAATCAAGGAAGCGAGTACTGATGCTTCGCGTATGCAGCAATTGCTGGAATTGCAAAGTCCGAACTTCAGTGTCTTGAGCGGCGACGATCCGACCTTTGTCCGTGCAATGCTGAGCGGTGCGCGCGGGGTGATTTCGGTGGCAGCGAATCTTGCCCCGCAGCATTTCCGTCGTCTGGTAGATGCGTGTATTGCCGAAAAGCACGAGGATGCGCGCGTACTGAATGCCGCGCTGCTATCCTTGTATGATGTGCTGGCTGCCGAGCCCAATCCGATTCCGGTGAAATGGTGCTTGAGTCTGCTGGATATTTGTTCTGCGCATTTGCGCCTGCCTTTGACCGGCCTAAGCGCCGAACACCATACGCATGCGACTGAAGTAGTCAGAAATCTTTTCCCTGCTGAGGTTCAGCCGCGGCACAGCAGCGCGGCTTAA
- a CDS encoding peroxiredoxin: protein MLKIGDKIPNLTGATATDVVIRLHDLHGKFVVVYFYPKDNTTGCTREAQDFASLHAAFADRNAVVLGVSRDSIKAHANFTAKFSLPFTLISDSDETWCRAFDVIHEKQLYGRHYLGIVRSTFLIDPSGKFNHEWRNVKVSGHAQAVLDMLDSPRT, encoded by the coding sequence ATGCTGAAAATCGGCGACAAGATTCCTAACCTCACGGGCGCCACCGCTACCGACGTCGTGATTCGGCTACACGATCTGCATGGCAAATTTGTCGTCGTCTATTTTTATCCGAAAGACAATACCACCGGCTGCACGCGTGAAGCACAAGACTTTGCGAGCCTGCATGCCGCGTTCGCCGATCGCAATGCGGTTGTGTTAGGTGTATCGCGCGATTCAATCAAGGCACATGCCAATTTCACGGCAAAATTTTCACTGCCCTTCACGCTGATTTCCGATAGCGACGAAACCTGGTGTCGCGCCTTCGATGTGATTCACGAAAAACAATTGTACGGTCGGCACTATCTGGGCATCGTGCGTAGCACGTTCCTGATTGATCCCAGCGGAAAATTCAATCACGAATGGCGTAACGTCAAAGTAAGCGGGCATGCTCAGGCCGTGCTCGACATGCTGGATAGCCCACGCACATGA